The Eretmochelys imbricata isolate rEreImb1 chromosome 4, rEreImb1.hap1, whole genome shotgun sequence sequence TAATCTTTGGTTTTTCAGTTTGTCAAGAAAGCCTTTAGAAGCGTAAAAGTTCTGCACTGGACTACAACTAACAGATGTGCCACTCCTTGAAGACTGACATAATTCTCACTGTAAGGTAAACAGCTCTGAGCACCACCACAACATACCAATGGAAATCAAGAAAGGTAAATTCGCTAGCCCACTCCAGCTATTTTGCTTCACTCTGGTGAAGCAAACTAGATGCAAAGCTAACTTAACTGGCCAGTTGAACCAGGTCTAATAGCTGCTTTGTGACACCAGAGAGGCACAattggttgtttttttatatCAGGGGAATGTAATCAAAGCAgttttgttaaaacaaaataatggaaaTGTGAATGGTTGCAGGCAGGAGAAGGGCATTTAAGGGGGAATAAGAGTGAGGGGCTTGGGGCTGCAGCAAGGGGGGTGGGATAAATGGGGATGGGTGATACAAGAGTTGAGGGGGATTGAGGGAGCTCAGGAGAGGGACAATGGGAAGGGGACATGAGAATGAGTAGCAGAGGCACAGGAAGAATAGGGGCAGAGGTTTGTCCCCTTCCATGTCTGAACACCAGGATGTGAGGGTCTACCCcctatgatttagttggggttggtcctgctttgagcagggggttggactagatgacctcctgaagtgtcttccaaccctaatcttctatgattctatgtgagttGGTACCTGGATGTCCTGTATCCACAATGGtgcctgagcccctctccctactCCTGTGTGTGTGCACCAGGATCTGGGGGCCTAGCTCATCTATGGTGGTCTGACCCCTCTCCTTGCCTCCCCATATGAACCAGGTTCTAGAGACCTCTTAACTTTCTGGGGGTGTCTAGCCCCTTTCTCTTGCCCTCTGCCCCTTCCATGTGAGCCAGGATATGTGGAAGCCCCCCTGCCCCTCTGGATGGAGAGCTTTAAAAAGGCATGCTGGGTGCATGCACCAAGAAGACACTGATGAGATAAAGGTGAGGACCTGAGAACTGGCATGCCTGGTGCGAAATGCTGGTTTCATGGAATGGGATGGGaatgggagggggagctggaaaTGTTGAGGGGGGGCATTGTATGTAGCAGGGAATGGTGTGGCAGAaggcagagaaggagagagagacacacgaGTCTTccctcacatgcttaaaattactATTACAACCATGTCATAAAACTGTCAAGGTTTTGGGAACTAGAACACGGATGAGATTTCTCTCGCCGGCCCTGTTAGTGGCTACACACTGCAAATGTTTCAAAGCATGACCATTCTTCCCATTCCACTATAACAAAACGTACAGGAGCAGGGAGGAGTACTGAGGAATCACATAGCAACTGAGTGACCTAGTGGAAAGACCACTGGACTTGgactattcctagctctgtccATAGCTGGCTGggtgatcttgggaaagtcacttcacctccgtgcctcagtttcccatctgtgaaatgggaatatggaaagttctttgagatctattgatgaaaccACGAGATAAAAGCTAAGTCTTTTGATTATTAGTTAGCCACAGTAGCATATCAACTGCAAACCTAAGTGAGAACGACAACTGTCCGAATGATCACTGCCTCTTACcaacaaacatttctgtttaaaaaactaaGAAATTCACTGGCAAAAAACTTCAGAATTAAGATTATCTGGTGACAGCTTGCATCCCTCCAGAACGCTGAGTTCAGCAAACTCAAACTTCTGATAATcaagaaatacagagttaaggtaaaaccccacacaaccttaactctgcccaaaCACACCAGTAACACAAATACTGGCACTTTGCCTCTCCTCTGTAATGGACAAGTGTTATCTGCACTTTCCCTATGCTCAAAGATGAGCCTACTCCCTGGACAGAATATCACACTTGTGAAATTTAACAACTGCTTCATATCCTTTTACAATCCCTTGACATTTGCACACAGGATATTTCCCAAACCTGGACTTTCCCCTACCCATCATTAAATCCACACACAGCTGCTCTCATACACCATCTCACTACTGACAATGCCCATGTCAAGAAGCTTCCACTGCCCTGCTACAACCTACACAATGCTGAACTGAATGGATGCAGACTGGAACCCGCATCTCTTTCTTTTGGGGGTACTCAGCAGCAAATCTcctcatatcacaatcacagctcttccaagCTGTCCCAGCTTATTCATCCCCCATTAAATACAGCTACACCAAATGCTTAGAGTGTATGcagatgattcccagtggctattgccagcttCACAGGGCTGAGTTAAGGTTGGatttcttggttttcagaagttttgagttttgctgaacttgaAGTTCTGGAAAGGCCCAAGCTACCACTGGACAACCTTAACTCGATGTTAACAAAGGTTTGTGCCATTTAATATGCCTGTATCAGAATGCAAATGCACAAGGAGACCATATTAAGGGAAAGCTTAACGCTGACATTTGttaactttggagtgcttgatTTTTCAACCTTAAAAGTTCTTTTACTAACTTTTTTGGGGAATAGTTATTTCTACATAACACCCAGGAGACCACAATCAGAAATAGGCTCCTATATAAAAGCCTAAGAGACACTCCTTGCCCTGAAAAGCATAGTCCAAACAGATACTGATAAAAGTCCCCATCCATGCCCCTCACCTGGCCAGGGCGAGATTGTTGCTCTGTTGATCACCTCTGGCGCTTTGGACTTGCAATAGTCAGACTGCAGCAGAGTATTGAACAGTGTGGATTTGCCGGAATTGGTAGCTCCCACAAGATACACATCGCCATTGCACTTCCAGGAGCGTTGCAGCTTGGAGATCAGCTTCTCCACTCCATAGCCTGTCTTGGCACTGATCAGGTGCACATCCACCAagttctggctcccagtcctacCAACCTGGCCCCCAGtgccctgggctgcagggaggatgCCCACGCGGGCACAGCTCGTCAACAGCTGTTTTCGGAAGCGCTTCAGATAGTCTGGAGAGTCCCCAGGCAACAGGTCCACCTTGTTGCCCACCACCAGGATGTTGGACCCTGCATCCACCAGCTGAGGCAGATCCGGTAGCACCGAGTCGGGCAGGTCTAGCACGTCCACCATGTATAGCACCAGGGGGGGGCGACCATGGCGTGGGGGGCTGCGCAGGGCAGCGCTCACCAGATTGCGGTATTGCTCCCGGGACACATGCATGTGCAGCGCCTGCTGATGATGGATCAGGAGCCAGCAGCGCTGACACAGCACACCTTGCAGGGCCCGGTGTGCCTCTGAGTTCCCCAGGGCCCCCTGTGCCCCCAATCCTTCCGAGCTccccaaggccccctgcccctccgAACCCCCCAGGGCCCCCTGTGCCCCCAATCCTTCTGAGCTccccaaggccccctgcccctccgAACCCCCCAGGGCCCCCAATCCTTCTGAGCTccccaaggccccctgcccctccgAACCCCCCAGGGCCCCCAATCCTTCTGAGCTccccaaggccccctgcccctccgaaccccccaggaccccctgtgCCCCCAATCCTTCCGAGCTCCCcagggccccctgcccctccgAACCCCCCAGGGCCCCCTGTGCCCTCAATCCTTCCGAGCTCCCcagggccccctgcccctccgaaccccccaggaccccctgtgCCCCCAATCCTTCCGAGCTccccaaggccccctgcccctccgaaccccccaggaccccctgtgCCCCCAATCCTTCCGAGCTCCCcagggccccctgcccctccgAACCCCCCAGGGCCCCCTGTGCCCTCAATCCTTCCGAGCTCCCCAAGGCCCCCTGTGCCCCCGTCCTCCCCAGGGCCCCCTGCCCGCCCAATCCTTCCGAGCTCCCCAGGGCCCCCGTCCTCTccgagccccccggccccccgggGCCCCCCGGCTGCCCGCCCATCAGGCGGAGGTACTTCTCGCTGGGCAGGTAGCCGGGCACGGCGGGGTCTCGGCAGTGCAGCTCCGCCCCGCAACCCGAGCAGCTCACCCCGCTGGGCGGCACCGACGGGTCCGGCCGCCCCGTCACCCGGTGCTGCCGCTTCTCCCGCGGCCTCCCCGGCGGGCGGCCCGGCGCGGCGGGCGGCTCTCCGGCCGGCGCCGGGCCCGGCTCGGGCACGTACTCGGGGAAGACGAACTGCTCCTCCTCGCCGCCCGGCCCCTGGGCCGCAGAGTCTCGCCAGGGTCGGGTGGAGAGGCCGCCCGGTCTCCCCGGCCGCAGGGCAGCGGGCAGGAGCCGGCCGGGGCCCGGGGGCTGCCGGCCCGGTAAGCCCCGGGCCAGGGCCCCCAGCAGCGCGCGGCTCAGTCGGTGCATGAGAGAAGCGAGGCCGCAGCTCCGCTCCCCCGGCCTCGGCCACGCGGAGAGCCCGGCCTGAGACAGCGCCTCCTGCCGGGCGGGACTGGGCAGCCGGGCGGGGCCTGCCGGACCCAGCGAGGCAGGGAGTCCAGGGGCTGCCCAGCATCGCCTCCCCCCATGTCCAagggcaggggtaggggcagCCTCAGCCAGACCCCACACGGGGCCAGTGATGCCAGCGCCTGGCTCGCTGCGTGACCCTGGGCAAGTGGCTTGGCCTCTCTTCTGCTCCCCCAGCTGTAGATTGGGGCCTGCCGCTCTGTGGGGTGCTGAGTGGGCCAGACCCACCTGGAGCAGTGGGAAAGCGCTAGGAGCACCCAGAACAATGCAGTTTACTTCTCATGACAAACTTTTTGGTGGcgtcagagtgtggccaccaactcttgctggtgacCGTTGGGACatatttcctaaaatacttaattaacgttaggaaaaacaaataaatatgcacatgtccaaatcattatttatttatgtaggattatttttgcagactcaataataaaaataaggtacAGCTgtttctattctttactggacctaacaaaatagaaacacaaataaggttcTTTTacacattcttgtcttttttcttgttgtttcgtttgcttttttggttgctttaaaaaaaaaagtgatattaacaaacatgcaaatattacttttcacagca is a genomic window containing:
- the NOA1 gene encoding nitric oxide-associated protein 1 — its product is MHRLSRALLGALARGLPGRQPPGPGRLLPAALRPGRPGGLSTRPWRDSAAQGPGGEEEQFVFPEYVPEPGPAPAGEPPAAPGRPPGRPREKRQHRVTGRPDPSVPPSGVSCSGCGAELHCRDPAVPGYLPSEKYLRLMEAHRALQGVLCQRCWLLIHHQQALHMHVSREQYRNLVSAALRSPPRHGRPPLVLYMVDVLDLPDSVLPDLPQLVDAGSNILVVGNKVDLLPGDSPDYLKRFRKQLLTSCARVGILPAAQGTGGQVGRTGSQNLVDVHLISAKTGYGVEKLISKLQRSWKCNGDVYLVGATNSGKSTLFNTLLQSDYCKSKAPEVINRATISPWPGTTLNLLKFPIINPTSDRLFRRQERLKADAEKTEEQLSDDEQKYLKCLKKQGYLIGRVGRTFQQQKSKAVIDFDPDELSFNMEEEPVFSSDKPKERVEFTHNELKDARWFFDTPGIVKENCVLNLLTEKEVKLVLPTHAIVPRTFVLKPGMVLFLGALGRIDYLQGAKSSWFSVVASNLLPVHVTTLEKADGIYQKHAGKTLLKVPMGGEERMKEFPPLIPQEITLEGIGTLEAVADIKLSSAGWVAITAHLEDKLQLRAYSPEGTTLMIRKPPLLPHIVVIKGTRIRGSVSYRTKKPPPLVENLKANRKNKQI